One Phocaeicola dorei genomic region harbors:
- a CDS encoding SusC/RagA family TonB-linked outer membrane protein — protein MLNVQSLTKRTVAQIVVFALLLLNSTLAFAQSQVNGLVTDKTGEPLIGVNVVEKGTTNGVITDFNGQFTLNVAQGKTLVFSYVGYTTQEITVKGSSLKIIMEEDSKTLDEVVVVGYGSMSRKDVTSSITTVKADKLNIGVYSDPGQLLQGKVPGLTVVQSSDPTSGTASISLRGASSLRTGAAMEPYYVIDGIPGMSLSLIAPEDIESIDVLRDASATAIYGSKAANGVILITTKKGSKSEHTSVNYSAYLAFDNIAKRLDMMTADELRTYAKENNITLPNDKGANTNWNDEVLRTAISHNHNVSINGGSEKTQYSASMSYQNKQGIVRGTDFERFGGRAFLQTKALNDRLTLAFNMNAAQSKGTTVDSAKDGQSVFDAMNYYSPLVPVTNADGSWYSDKTISQNFNPVSMINEDTFENNKKLLQGTAKGTLDITKDLKWNLSLSYQDEQYIWNEYHTSKSQYNTRNGEAKRIATENKKKILETYINYDHTFANIHKLGLMAGYSWEQNDDNDSFGLDVYDFYNDNTTFYNLNLANKMDWQNGGITSNNNGHLETLRMISFYGRINYSFNSKYLLQATIRRDGSSAFGKNNRWGTFPSASLAWRMSEEKFIKDLNVFDDLKFRVGYGVSGNSLGFGAYSAIQTYSTSGWFNYTNANGTQNSYHTLAAASNANPDLKWERTAMLNIGLDFSFFGGRLGGTIEYYDKRTSDLIYTYEVSTNRYPFGTMPANVGDISNKGIEFTINATPIQTKNFSWQTSLNLSHNKNNVESISNSEYSVDYIRAADPEIAGYSSNADVQRIMEGHPIGTFYTYEWAGYNNQGVSIFYVHDPETGERTGETTTDPETDRDRTIIGCAQPDLNLGWSNNFQYKNWNLDLFFTGVFGQDIYNATAEQYSNVSFVKEGRNVLKSVATEHRATDTQSQAPSNRWIENGSYFRLSSVSLGYTFGKIGNWINSLKLYATCNNVFTITGYSGRDPEINLGGLEPGMDRRTNYYPRTRSFMIGLNVNF, from the coding sequence ATGCTAAACGTACAATCTCTAACCAAAAGGACAGTTGCACAGATAGTAGTCTTTGCATTACTCCTATTAAACAGTACACTGGCATTTGCTCAAAGTCAAGTCAACGGTCTTGTTACGGACAAAACCGGAGAACCTCTCATCGGGGTAAATGTAGTGGAAAAAGGTACTACCAACGGTGTTATCACTGACTTTAACGGACAGTTTACACTGAATGTAGCACAAGGAAAGACACTCGTATTCTCTTACGTGGGTTACACTACCCAGGAAATTACAGTAAAAGGATCTTCTTTGAAGATTATTATGGAAGAAGATTCTAAAACATTAGATGAAGTTGTGGTAGTAGGTTATGGCAGCATGAGTCGTAAGGATGTAACCAGCTCCATTACCACTGTGAAAGCAGACAAACTGAATATAGGAGTTTATTCTGACCCTGGACAGTTGCTGCAAGGTAAAGTCCCTGGTTTGACGGTAGTACAAAGCAGCGATCCGACTTCTGGTACTGCTTCTATCTCTTTACGTGGGGCTTCTTCTCTGCGTACCGGTGCGGCAATGGAACCTTATTATGTTATTGACGGTATTCCCGGTATGTCATTAAGTCTGATTGCTCCCGAAGATATTGAAAGCATTGACGTACTTCGTGACGCTTCTGCAACGGCTATTTATGGCTCCAAGGCTGCTAACGGTGTAATCTTGATTACCACCAAAAAAGGTAGTAAAAGTGAGCACACTTCTGTAAACTACAGCGCATATCTTGCATTTGACAACATTGCCAAGCGTTTAGATATGATGACTGCCGACGAACTCCGCACCTATGCCAAGGAAAATAACATCACTCTTCCGAATGACAAAGGAGCAAACACCAATTGGAACGATGAAGTACTGCGCACAGCAATCAGTCATAACCATAACGTTTCTATCAATGGCGGTTCAGAAAAGACTCAATACAGTGCCAGCATGAGTTATCAAAACAAACAAGGTATCGTACGTGGTACAGATTTCGAGCGTTTCGGCGGCCGCGCATTTTTGCAAACCAAAGCACTGAATGATCGGCTCACCTTAGCCTTTAACATGAATGCCGCACAATCAAAAGGTACCACCGTTGATTCCGCCAAAGATGGCCAATCCGTATTCGACGCCATGAATTATTATTCTCCACTAGTTCCTGTCACCAACGCAGACGGTTCTTGGTATAGCGACAAAACTATCTCCCAAAACTTCAATCCTGTATCCATGATCAATGAAGATACTTTTGAAAACAACAAGAAACTCCTTCAAGGAACAGCCAAAGGTACTTTAGATATCACTAAGGACTTAAAATGGAACTTAAGTCTTTCCTATCAAGACGAACAATATATATGGAACGAATACCATACCAGCAAATCCCAATATAACACCCGAAATGGCGAAGCTAAACGTATTGCAACAGAAAACAAGAAAAAAATTCTTGAAACATACATAAACTATGATCATACATTCGCCAATATCCACAAACTGGGCCTGATGGCCGGTTATTCATGGGAACAGAATGATGACAATGACAGTTTCGGTCTGGATGTCTACGACTTTTACAATGATAACACCACTTTTTATAATCTGAACCTTGCCAATAAAATGGATTGGCAGAATGGCGGTATCACCAGCAATAATAACGGTCATTTGGAAACTTTACGTATGATCTCATTTTATGGACGTATCAACTACTCCTTCAACAGCAAATACCTGCTTCAAGCAACAATTCGCCGTGACGGCTCCTCTGCCTTTGGAAAGAACAACCGTTGGGGAACTTTTCCATCTGCATCGTTGGCATGGCGTATGAGCGAAGAAAAGTTCATCAAAGATTTAAATGTTTTCGATGACTTGAAGTTCCGTGTTGGTTATGGTGTTAGTGGTAACTCACTCGGATTCGGAGCTTATTCGGCTATCCAGACTTACAGTACTTCAGGTTGGTTCAACTATACAAACGCCAATGGCACACAGAATAGTTACCATACCCTGGCAGCCGCCTCAAATGCCAATCCAGACCTAAAATGGGAACGTACAGCCATGTTGAACATCGGGCTGGACTTCAGCTTCTTTGGAGGCAGATTAGGAGGAACCATCGAATACTATGACAAGCGTACCAGCGACCTGATATACACTTACGAGGTTTCCACAAACCGCTATCCTTTCGGAACCATGCCGGCCAATGTGGGAGATATCAGCAATAAAGGTATTGAATTTACCATTAATGCCACTCCCATACAAACAAAAAATTTCTCTTGGCAAACCAGTTTGAACTTATCTCATAATAAAAATAACGTAGAAAGTATATCCAACAGCGAATATTCCGTAGATTATATCCGTGCAGCCGATCCTGAAATCGCAGGTTATTCTTCAAATGCAGACGTACAGCGCATCATGGAAGGACATCCTATCGGCACCTTCTACACCTACGAATGGGCCGGCTACAATAACCAAGGAGTATCCATCTTTTATGTACACGATCCTGAAACGGGTGAACGTACAGGCGAAACGACCACAGATCCTGAAACAGACAGAGACCGTACTATTATCGGTTGCGCACAACCTGACTTAAATTTAGGCTGGAGCAATAACTTCCAATACAAGAACTGGAATCTCGATTTATTCTTTACTGGTGTTTTTGGACAAGATATCTACAACGCCACTGCAGAACAATACTCTAATGTTTCTTTTGTGAAAGAAGGCCGCAATGTATTAAAAAGCGTAGCTACCGAACACCGTGCTACTGACACACAATCTCAAGCACCATCCAATCGCTGGATAGAGAACGGTAGTTATTTCCGTCTGTCCTCAGTCTCATTGGGATATACTTTCGGCAAAATTGGTAACTGGATAAACTCGCTCAAGCTATACGCCACTTGTAATAATGTATTCACCATTACCGGTTACTCCGGCCGTGATCCGGAAATCAACCTTGGAGGCTTGGAACCGGGCATGGACAGACGTACCAATTACTATCCGCGTACCCGTTCATTTATGATCGGTCTAAACGTGAACTTCTAA
- a CDS encoding RagB/SusD family nutrient uptake outer membrane protein, translating to MKNNIKLTTWLVGSLLTFSACTDLNVDLKSTYTEYPDSEIAKEAKMAGLYYGFGGALGRRYMEAALLSSDEFMAVTFGGNWYDGGNYIHSSLHASLPGDAHVDWAGDIPAAITKCNQAIFDLGGEDENNAEQEALIAPALAMRAFYHFIFMDTFGATPKLDHLIGDSEAIDRSPRSEITKFIESDLLRALASGGLKEDVDASTYGKPTKWMAEALLAKLYINWAVYTCDDVATYDPSMTNSKLNDVIKYCDDIIASGHFNLSDGYRKKFMPDNGYQIKDFIYAMPYQNNETSTRANTYARFQFWPKFNNDGADGKGLFGITLSQNAGGIFIVTPEAADRFCLEGDERNEIIMKGAINYYDISTHTMGTEPYIYNGQQVVLTKNITILNDQMDLGNDLNAWCQGYRCIKWAIQADDYNLYNRNQSNDVPILRYADILLMKAEAILRGATATNGDTPQSLFNQIRSYCNAPLLEHTPSLNELLEERGREFYAETWRRNDLIRFGKFEDDWGYKNQYHPEAQTEKWRRIFPVSVGLMNSNTNWKQNYGY from the coding sequence ATGAAAAATAACATAAAATTAACAACCTGGCTGGTAGGTAGTCTGCTTACCTTCTCCGCCTGCACAGATCTAAATGTGGATCTTAAGTCCACTTATACCGAATACCCGGATTCCGAAATTGCCAAGGAAGCTAAAATGGCAGGTTTGTATTATGGATTCGGCGGAGCATTAGGACGTCGTTATATGGAAGCTGCCCTGCTGTCTTCCGATGAGTTCATGGCAGTAACATTTGGTGGTAACTGGTATGATGGCGGCAACTATATCCATTCCTCTCTTCACGCCAGCCTTCCAGGCGACGCACACGTGGACTGGGCTGGTGATATTCCGGCTGCAATCACAAAATGCAACCAAGCAATTTTTGACTTGGGTGGAGAAGATGAAAACAATGCCGAACAGGAAGCCTTGATTGCTCCGGCACTTGCCATGCGTGCTTTCTATCATTTTATTTTTATGGATACATTCGGAGCAACTCCCAAATTAGACCACTTGATCGGCGATTCTGAAGCTATCGACCGTTCTCCCCGTTCCGAAATTACAAAATTTATCGAAAGCGACCTGCTCCGTGCTTTGGCTTCCGGCGGTTTAAAAGAAGATGTTGATGCTTCCACTTATGGCAAACCAACCAAATGGATGGCTGAGGCTCTCCTTGCCAAACTCTATATAAACTGGGCTGTTTATACCTGTGATGATGTAGCTACTTATGATCCAAGCATGACTAATTCCAAATTGAATGATGTCATAAAATATTGCGATGATATCATCGCCTCCGGTCATTTCAATCTCAGTGATGGTTATCGCAAGAAATTCATGCCAGACAACGGCTATCAGATTAAGGATTTCATCTATGCAATGCCATACCAAAATAATGAAACATCAACCAGAGCCAATACTTACGCCCGTTTCCAATTCTGGCCTAAATTCAACAATGATGGTGCGGACGGTAAAGGACTGTTCGGCATAACACTATCCCAAAATGCCGGAGGCATTTTCATCGTTACTCCCGAGGCGGCAGACCGTTTTTGCCTGGAAGGAGATGAACGCAATGAGATCATCATGAAAGGTGCGATCAACTATTATGACATCAGCACACATACAATGGGAACAGAACCTTATATATACAACGGACAACAAGTTGTCCTCACCAAGAACATCACCATCTTGAATGACCAAATGGATCTTGGAAATGACTTGAACGCATGGTGCCAGGGATACCGATGCATCAAATGGGCTATTCAAGCAGACGATTATAACCTCTATAACCGCAATCAAAGCAATGATGTACCTATCCTCCGTTATGCAGATATTCTGCTGATGAAAGCAGAAGCTATTCTACGGGGGGCAACAGCCACTAACGGCGACACGCCACAATCCCTATTCAACCAAATACGCAGCTATTGTAACGCTCCATTATTAGAGCATACTCCTTCATTAAACGAGTTACTTGAAGAGCGTGGCCGTGAATTTTATGCAGAGACATGGCGACGTAATGATCTAATCCGTTTTGGAAAGTTCGAAGACGACTGGGGATATAAAAATCAATATCATCCGGAAGCTCAAACCGAAAAATGGCGTAGGATCTTTCCTGTATCTGTCGGCTTGATGAATTCAAACACCAACTGGAAGCAAAATTACGGTTATTAA
- a CDS encoding glycerophosphodiester phosphodiesterase family protein — translation MKLHQILLLHIATSILALFPSPIYAQKMMYQDSIEIVVHRGANHIAPENTIPSALAALEHGAGWIEVDVRKSKDNILYNLHDETLDRTTNGKGPIQDMLSKDIEKLDAGSWFSSRFTGIHVPRIAEMLDTLQGKAHIFFDVKRGTPIKDLVILVRQKGYENKSFFWFADSEMLKEFIRIAPEMKIKVNASNIAALKKWMKICTPAYVETDILNITPQFKEFCKSNHIKIMAAIQNASEKEYKKAIEAHPNLVNLDRPELFVKMLRQEIKK, via the coding sequence ATGAAACTTCATCAAATCTTATTGCTTCATATTGCGACATCTATCTTGGCATTATTCCCATCTCCTATATATGCCCAAAAAATGATGTACCAGGACTCTATCGAAATCGTAGTACACAGAGGAGCGAACCATATAGCGCCGGAAAACACCATTCCATCAGCTCTAGCTGCATTGGAACATGGAGCCGGCTGGATAGAAGTGGATGTGCGCAAAAGTAAAGACAATATACTTTATAATCTGCACGATGAAACTTTGGACCGTACTACCAACGGTAAAGGTCCCATTCAAGATATGCTATCCAAAGATATTGAAAAATTAGACGCCGGCAGTTGGTTTAGTTCTCGATTTACCGGCATTCACGTACCCCGTATAGCCGAAATGCTAGACACCCTACAAGGAAAGGCACACATTTTTTTTGATGTAAAACGAGGAACTCCGATAAAAGATTTGGTTATATTAGTACGCCAAAAAGGATATGAAAATAAAAGCTTCTTCTGGTTTGCAGACTCTGAAATGCTGAAAGAATTTATCAGAATCGCTCCGGAAATGAAGATTAAAGTAAATGCCTCCAATATAGCGGCTCTGAAGAAATGGATGAAAATATGCACCCCGGCCTATGTAGAAACAGATATCCTCAATATCACCCCTCAATTCAAAGAATTCTGCAAAAGCAATCATATCAAGATAATGGCTGCTATTCAGAATGCGAGTGAAAAAGAATATAAAAAAGCGATTGAAGCCCATCCCAATTTAGTCAATCTGGACCGGCCGGAACTCTTTGTAAAAATGCTCCGTCAGGAGATTAAAAAATAA
- a CDS encoding GH92 family glycosyl hydrolase: MKSTLSYLLILCSLFMSCTGHQEESLLSYVDTRTGTAPSVTHTAGLFGKNTEEYGQTLPAVLEPNGMNFWTPQTQDTEIKCKAPYYYKDKKIQGFRNSHWIVGGCTQDYGSMTLMPVSGTLKYLPQDRGSLFSHQEETATPAYYSVLLKDYSIFAEMTGRSRSAIFRFTYNQPEDAYLIVNPNSDEGEGYIEIDTIKKQIRGYNPVHRIYQGWGAPAGYNGYFVIEYQNEIEEYGTFRHDSLFAGQRQIADGTGIGAYLRFKIHPEEPVLIKAASSFTDMEGAQKNLDTEIPHWDFDRTRQELNSIWEQRLSQVTVQTNSRNDKEKFYGALYRASFLPRTFNDVDGRYPSFSTGHPFRQSANGRNYYEDYSMWDTYRALHPLINILTPKKAGDMMQSLVDKYEQGGWLPIFPCWNSYTAAMIGDHCISALGDAYIKGIRNFDINKACEGMLRNAFKTPSTYEEYKNGMGRRALNSYLKYGYIPLEDSVPEAFHTCEQVSRTLEYAYDDFVLAQVLQKLETSDDNFPDPQKTELYDTLMIRARYYRNVINPGTGYAQGRYADGSFLSDTGNAFSFTRFITEGAPCHYTWYAPHDVYGLMECMGGKEKYIAKLDSMFSEHRYWHGNEPCHQIAYLFNYAGQPWKTQREVRHIMETEYLNAPGGLSGNDDAGQMSAWYVFSAMGFYPVCPGTPYYIIGSPSFPRMSICLENGKTFTILAHNANEKNVYIQSARLNGKEYDKNYFTHQDIVQGGTLEFQMGPNPNPNWGASTLSLPPETMK; encoded by the coding sequence ATGAAAAGTACCCTATCTTATCTGCTGATTCTATGTAGCCTGTTCATGTCTTGCACCGGACATCAGGAAGAATCCCTATTGTCCTATGTAGATACCCGTACGGGAACTGCACCGAGCGTAACCCATACCGCAGGACTTTTCGGCAAAAATACCGAAGAGTACGGACAGACGCTGCCTGCCGTCCTAGAGCCCAACGGAATGAACTTTTGGACTCCCCAGACACAAGATACAGAAATAAAATGCAAGGCTCCCTATTATTACAAAGATAAGAAGATACAGGGGTTCCGCAATTCACATTGGATTGTCGGAGGGTGTACACAAGATTACGGTTCCATGACCTTGATGCCTGTATCGGGTACACTGAAATATCTCCCCCAAGACCGAGGAAGCCTGTTCTCTCACCAAGAAGAAACAGCAACGCCTGCCTATTACTCCGTCCTTCTCAAAGATTATTCCATTTTTGCAGAAATGACCGGACGTTCCCGTTCAGCCATTTTCCGATTCACTTATAACCAACCGGAAGATGCTTATCTCATAGTCAATCCTAACAGCGATGAAGGAGAAGGATATATTGAAATCGATACTATAAAAAAACAGATACGCGGATACAATCCCGTACACCGTATCTATCAAGGCTGGGGAGCCCCCGCCGGATACAACGGGTACTTTGTCATTGAATATCAAAATGAAATAGAGGAATATGGAACATTCCGGCATGACAGTCTCTTCGCCGGACAACGACAGATAGCCGATGGAACAGGTATAGGTGCATATCTCCGGTTCAAAATACACCCAGAAGAACCCGTATTAATCAAAGCCGCTTCCTCTTTTACTGACATGGAAGGCGCTCAAAAGAATCTGGACACCGAGATACCTCATTGGGATTTTGACCGCACCCGGCAGGAACTGAACTCCATCTGGGAACAAAGGCTTTCACAAGTTACAGTACAGACAAACAGCCGAAACGATAAAGAAAAATTTTACGGAGCACTCTACCGTGCCTCATTCCTGCCACGTACATTCAATGATGTAGACGGGCGCTACCCTTCTTTCTCCACAGGACACCCGTTCAGACAATCAGCCAACGGTAGAAATTACTATGAAGATTACAGTATGTGGGATACTTACCGCGCTCTCCATCCGTTAATCAATATCCTGACCCCAAAGAAAGCCGGAGACATGATGCAATCATTGGTGGACAAATATGAACAAGGTGGCTGGCTGCCTATATTCCCTTGTTGGAACAGTTATACCGCAGCCATGATAGGCGATCATTGCATCTCCGCACTGGGAGATGCCTATATCAAAGGAATCCGTAATTTTGATATCAACAAAGCTTGCGAAGGAATGCTCCGGAACGCATTCAAGACCCCCTCCACCTATGAAGAATACAAAAACGGAATGGGACGACGCGCCTTGAATTCTTATCTGAAATATGGATACATTCCTTTGGAAGACAGCGTACCGGAAGCCTTTCACACCTGCGAACAAGTATCACGTACTTTAGAATATGCATACGATGATTTCGTATTGGCCCAAGTTCTGCAAAAGTTGGAAACATCAGATGATAACTTTCCTGATCCACAAAAAACAGAACTTTATGATACACTAATGATACGTGCACGATATTACCGTAACGTAATAAACCCTGGCACCGGATATGCCCAAGGCAGATACGCTGACGGCAGTTTCCTCAGCGATACCGGTAACGCTTTTTCCTTCACCCGCTTCATCACCGAAGGAGCTCCCTGCCACTATACTTGGTATGCTCCCCATGATGTATACGGACTGATGGAATGTATGGGTGGAAAAGAAAAATACATCGCCAAACTGGATTCCATGTTCAGCGAACACCGCTACTGGCACGGCAACGAACCTTGCCACCAGATAGCCTACCTCTTCAACTATGCCGGACAGCCTTGGAAAACCCAACGCGAGGTGCGTCATATTATGGAAACAGAATATCTGAATGCTCCCGGTGGACTGTCAGGTAATGATGACGCAGGGCAAATGTCTGCCTGGTATGTATTTTCTGCTATGGGATTCTATCCGGTATGTCCCGGTACACCTTATTATATAATAGGAAGCCCTTCTTTTCCCCGGATGAGCATCTGTTTGGAAAATGGAAAGACGTTCACCATACTGGCCCACAACGCTAATGAAAAGAATGTATACATCCAGTCGGCGCGCCTGAACGGAAAAGAGTATGACAAGAATTACTTTACACATCAGGATATAGTACAGGGAGGAACGTTAGAGTTCCAGATGGGACCGAATCCGAACCCGAACTGGGGAGCATCTACCCTCAGCCTACCTCCAGAAACAATGAAATAA
- a CDS encoding glycoside hydrolase family 28 protein, which produces MKKQPIISLLCCFLLFVAGCSTPHQGNTYDIIAFGAKGDGKTDDAAAIQRAINACSAAGGGTVIIPAGHTFLCGPLQLASYVNLHLEPNSRLLANPDESIYTESAFRENRGEGMMWISGKDLKQISITGTGEIDGNGIAFMGKELDDSYELKPVTDFDPRPHVLTLINVEKTVIRDITIRNSAYWTVHLIGCYDALIDGISLLNNLKIRNGDGIDVDHSKKVRIANCFIESGDDCICLKNRREFEEYGSCEDIVVTNCVMTSRSCAIKIGSENMDKIDNVLFNNCIIKNSNRGIGIQNRDEGTVSNVIFSNILVDCMFYSDVWWGKAEPIYVTSYPRAVGNHKDAGWRFPKGATKGHSGEVSNIFFNQIKCTSENGIFVGGDTPEKVHHIYFDEIDVKLLKRTDYEGGVYDKRPCNGDGFVYDKTYAFYLDTASDIRITGCNIYWAFPQLTQAGGDIKEKNTIRVKINKK; this is translated from the coding sequence ATGAAGAAACAACCTATTATCAGCCTCTTATGCTGCTTTCTGTTATTCGTAGCAGGATGCAGCACCCCCCATCAGGGAAATACGTATGACATTATAGCCTTTGGAGCAAAAGGAGATGGCAAAACAGATGATGCTGCCGCCATACAACGTGCTATCAATGCCTGTTCCGCTGCCGGTGGAGGAACCGTAATCATTCCTGCCGGACACACCTTTCTATGTGGCCCACTGCAACTGGCATCCTATGTGAATCTCCATTTGGAACCCAACTCCCGATTGCTAGCCAACCCCGATGAAAGCATCTATACAGAAAGCGCATTCCGCGAAAACCGTGGCGAAGGAATGATGTGGATCAGTGGAAAAGACTTAAAACAAATATCCATTACCGGTACAGGAGAAATAGACGGAAACGGAATCGCCTTCATGGGCAAAGAACTGGATGATTCCTACGAACTGAAGCCCGTCACTGATTTTGATCCACGCCCACATGTGCTTACCCTTATCAATGTGGAGAAGACCGTTATCCGTGACATCACGATCCGGAACAGTGCTTATTGGACAGTACATCTGATAGGCTGTTATGATGCTTTGATTGACGGCATCTCTTTATTGAATAATCTAAAAATACGTAACGGTGACGGTATTGATGTGGATCACTCCAAAAAAGTACGTATAGCAAACTGCTTCATTGAATCGGGTGATGACTGCATTTGCCTGAAGAATCGTCGGGAATTTGAAGAATATGGCTCTTGCGAAGATATTGTAGTGACTAATTGCGTCATGACTTCACGCTCATGCGCTATTAAGATAGGCTCGGAAAATATGGACAAGATTGATAATGTATTATTCAATAATTGCATTATCAAAAACAGCAACCGGGGCATCGGCATACAAAACCGGGATGAAGGTACTGTGAGCAATGTCATTTTCTCCAATATATTAGTAGACTGTATGTTCTATTCTGATGTATGGTGGGGTAAAGCGGAACCTATCTATGTCACCTCATACCCTCGTGCCGTAGGCAATCATAAAGATGCAGGCTGGCGTTTCCCCAAAGGTGCAACGAAAGGACACTCGGGAGAAGTCAGCAACATTTTCTTCAATCAGATTAAATGCACTAGTGAAAACGGCATTTTCGTAGGGGGAGACACTCCGGAGAAGGTGCACCATATCTATTTTGATGAAATAGATGTCAAGTTGTTAAAACGTACCGATTATGAAGGCGGTGTGTATGACAAACGTCCTTGTAACGGAGATGGTTTTGTATATGACAAGACTTATGCTTTCTATCTGGACACCGCTTCGGATATTCGGATTACCGGCTGTAACATTTATTGGGCCTTCCCTCAATTGACACAAGCCGGAGGAGATATCAAAGAGAAGAATACAATACGTGTAAAAATAAACAAGAAATAA